In the genome of Agromyces sp. CF514, the window AGACGATGAGCGACCTGATCACGCCCAGCGTGCCCAACCGCATCGTCCTCGACGCACCGGTGGTCACCAAGGACAACGTCTCCGAGTACATCGATCTCGCCTTCGAGTCCTGAAGTCCCGCGGGGCGCTCGGCCATCGCGGCCGGGCGCCCCGCATCACTCCTGAGAGGAGCACCCCGTTGACACATGAACTTCGCGTCGCGATGATCGGCCACGGTTTCATGGGCGCCGCGCATTCGCAGGGATGGCGGGTCGCCCCGCGGTTCTTCGACCTTCCGCTCGCCCCGGCGATGCAGGTGGTCGTCGGCCGCGACGCCGCGACGACCGAGGCCGCGGCCGCCCGGTGGGGGTGGGCCGAGTCCGCGACCGACTGGCGCGAGGTGATCGCCCGCGACGACATCGACCTCGTCGACATCGTCACTCCCGGAGACACCCATGCGGAGATCGCGATCGCCGCACTCGCAGCGGGCAAGCACGTGCTCTGCGAGAAGCCGCTCGCGAACACGGTCGACGAGGCGTCGGCCATGGCCGACGCGGCGGCCCGGGCGGCCGAGCGCGGCATCCGTTCGATGGTGGGATTCACCTATCGGCGCGTGCCCGCGGTCGTGTTCGCGCGGCAGCTCATCGCCGAGGGGCGGCTCGGCGACATCCGGCAGGTGCGGGCGGAATACCTGCAGGACTGGCTCATGGACGCCGAGGCGCCGCTGACCTGGCGCATGAAGAAGGAGCTCGCGGGCTCGGGTGCGCTCGGGGACATCGGGGCGCACGCGATCGACCTGACCGAGTTC includes:
- a CDS encoding Gfo/Idh/MocA family protein gives rise to the protein MIGHGFMGAAHSQGWRVAPRFFDLPLAPAMQVVVGRDAATTEAAAARWGWAESATDWREVIARDDIDLVDIVTPGDTHAEIAIAALAAGKHVLCEKPLANTVDEASAMADAAARAAERGIRSMVGFTYRRVPAVVFARQLIAEGRLGDIRQVRAEYLQDWLMDAEAPLTWRMKKELAGSGALGDIGAHAIDLTEFITGQHVERVSGLIETIVAERPLLEHASGLTGSASSERGAVTVDDLALFTGRLTSGALASFEATRFRTGRKNALRIEVSGSKGALAFDLERLNELEFYDATQPATEQGFRRILVTEPDHPYAGAWWPTGHMLGYEHGFSHQVRDLVVAIAGGTAPEPSFADGLHVQRVLDAVEQSSAAEGVWVTAAG